TCTTCTTCTGATTCCTAAGTTTTTCGGCAGTATCACAGGAAGGGGAACTGATTCTGTTCCTTTCTGGGGTAAGGAGGTGGGATATTATTATTGGGAGACGGCTTGCTATTTGGGAGTAATACCTCTGCTCTTTGCTCTTTTCGGAATAATATTTTGGCAGAAAAAGGAGAAGCGCTTCTTTATCATTTTAGCTCTTCTCACCCTTTTGGCCGGATTGGGTAAATATACCCCCTTTTACAAATTCATATTTCGTTTCCTTCCTGGTTTCGACCGTTTTCGGATTCCGGCTCGATTCGTTGGTTTATTCACTTTCAGTATGGCTACTTTGGCGGGATTGGGAATGGAGTCTTTCTCCCAAGCAGACTGGGAAAGGGTGGCTAATTTCTGGAAATTTCTTTTGGCATTTCTCTGCTTGATACTTTTCTTTTGGTTTTTATTCCTTCTCGGGGCCTTCCGGGGTTTAAGCCAATTTTTAAAAGTTCCCGTAGTGGAGAGAAATATCAATAAGCAATTTGGCATCTTTTTTGTTTTTCTTCTTATTGGAATTGTTCTTTTCTTGGGGAAAAAATTTTTCGGAAAGAGAAAAGGGAAAGATTTCCTTTTTCTCCGGGCAGGTTTGAGCATTCTGGCAATTTTCTTTACTTTTCTTGATCTCTATTTTTTCGGTAAAGATTTCAACCTCGGTCCTTATAGTTCAGAGGATTATTATCCCCAAAATCAGAATGTGCGTTTTTTAAAAAACGAAAGGGAGAGAGAAATCTTTCGCGTCAATGCTCGGAAGGGGCGGTATATGATATTAAAGAGAAATGAAGGAATGATTCACGGATTGGAACTCTTAGAAGGTTATACCCCTTTGGGTTTAGCGGATTATGCGACATTTGATGTGCCGTTAACAAAGAAATGCGATTTATTGAATGCGAAATATAAAATAAGGGTTGATGAGTTGAAAAGGAAAATGGAATTGGTATCAAATCCAACTTATCTTCCCCGTTTTTGTTTTTTCTATCAATATTTGGTGGAACCAAATCGGAAGCGAATTTTAGAAATTCTTTCCGATGATAATTTTGACCACAATCATATTTTAATCTTAGAAAAGGAGCCGAGCCTTTTTAATTCGGGAAGGGAGGTTAAATTTCCCGATTCGGTAAGGAATTGGATAAAGGTTTTGCGTATGGAAAATGACCGGATGGAACTAAAAGTGTATACCGAAGAACCGGGTCTTTTTTTTCTCTCTGAGGTCTATTATCCAAACTGGCGGGTGAAGGTTGATGGGCAAGAGAGGGAAATTTACCGTGCGGATTATTGTTTAAGGGCAGTGCCTCTGGATAAGGGGGAACACCATTTACTTTTTTATTATGATACGAAGACCTTAAAATTTGGTGCCGGTCTCAGTTTTTTAACCTTAATTTTTACCCTCGCTTTGTTATTTTGGGAAAAGAGGAGGAGAGGATAATATGTTCTTCTTTCCTTTATCTTTTTTGCTCTTTTTTGCTTTCTTATTACTTTTACCCTTTCTTTTCCTTTTGTTCCAGCTCGGGATAATTAATCTTGCCTTTGCTAAGTTGGGCTTACCTTCGGAGGTTGGCTTCCTGTTTTTCTTCTTCTCCCTGATTGGGAGCGCGATAAATCTGCCACTGGTCCGCAAGGAGATTGAGGTAGAGGAGGAGATCTCTTTTTCCGAAATTTTTTATCTCTTCTATCGTCTTCCGAAAAAGGTTTTTCGGGAAAGGATAATTGCGGTTAATCTTGGGGGGTGTATTCTACCGTTGCTTCTCTCTTTGTATCTTCTCACCCGGGCATCGTTTTCCGCAGTCGTGATTTGCACTATTCTGATGACCTTGATTGCTAAGTTTTTAAGCCGGCCGGTTAGAGGATTGGGGATTGTGATGCCGGCTTTTATCCCACCGATATTTTCGGCAATTCTGGCTTTAATTTTTTCCCGGAGTAATCCGGCACCAGTTGCTTATATCTCTGGTGTCTTTGGAGTACTCATCGGAGCAGATTTACTGAACCTTCATAAATTAGAAGAAGTTGGGGCAGGGATGCTCTCCATTGGTGGGGCAGGGGTATTTGATGGCATTTACTTAGTTGGAATAATTGCGGTCTTAATCGCTTAAAAAGAAATTTTTGCCAATTCCTCTTGCCTTTTTACCTTTTTTTTGTATTCTTAATTATGATTTATATCATTCTTTTAATTTTATTAGGCGTAATAATTTTTTTAATTCTCTATCTTCTTTTAAAGAAAGAATCAGGGATAAAGTCAAGCGAATTTCTCCAATTACTGCAGGAGCAAATTTCGTCTTTACGCCAGGAGATGAGCCAAAACTTTGCTACCTTCCTCAATTCTCTCCAGCAGACCACCGGACAAGTCAATACCCGGTTAGACAATGCAGCGGCGGTCATTCGGGATGTGAGTAAGAGTTTAGGGATTTTACAAGAAGGAACCCGGCAGGTTTTGGAGATCGGTAAAGAGATCTCTCGCCTTCAGGAGATTTTGCGGGCACCAAAAGCACGGGGCGTTTTGGGTGAACTCTTTTTAGAAGAACTATTAACTCAATTATATTTTCCCGCGGATGCCTACCGAATGCAATATGGGTTTAAGAGTGGGGAGAAATGCGATGCCGTGCTTATTTTGGGTGGGAAACTACTGCCGATTGATGCTAAATTTCCCCTGGAGGGTTTCAAAAGGATACTGGATACGGAGGAGAAAGATGAGCGAAAAAAACGGAGAAGAGAGTTCTCCCAGCAAGTTAAAAGACATATCGATGATATCGCTCGCAAATATATACGACCTGAGGAAGGGACATTTGACTTCGCCTTGATGTATATCCCGGCGGAGAATGTTTATTACGAGATGATAATTAAAGAGGAAGGGGAAGAAAGCCTTTCTTCCTATGCCTTAAACAAGAAAGTGATTCCTGTTTCTCCTAACAGTTTCTATGCTTATCTCCAGGCGATTCTTTTTGGGTTAAGGGGATTGGCGATTGAAAAACGGGCGGAAGAGATCCTCTCATCTATTAATAACCTTTCTTTGGAATTCTCTCGCTTTCGGGAAGATTTTGAAACCTTGGGGAAGCATATCGCTAACGCCTTTAATAAGTATCAGGAGGTGGATAAGAAAATCTCCCGCTTGGAGGAGAGATTCTCCCAAACTAAAACAATCGGGAGGGAAGAGAAAATTTCTTTACCGCCGTCAAATTAGGGGGGTCTTTTTAATCCGTATTTTGCCATTAGACGATAGAGATGGCGGCGACTAATTCCTAACTTTTGAGCGGATTTAGTTATATCCCACTGATTCGTTTGTAGGGTATTTAAGATAATTTCTCTTTCCGATTCCCCAATCTCTTTTTTCACTTTTGTCTTAATTGCTTTCAATTCTGGCCTTTTGTCTTCCTGAGGAAGGAATTGTAAATGGGGCGGTAAATCAGAATTGGTAATCACTTCTCCTTGGGCTAAAATTATTGCCCTTTCCAACACATTCTCTAACTCCCGGATGTTACCGGGCCAGTGGTAACGGAAAAATTTATCCATTACCTCTTCGGTTACCCCTTGGCAAGACTTCTGAAATTCATTGTTGTACTTTTTAATAAAGTAATCAACTAAAAGGGGAATGTCTTCCTTCCTTTCCCGAAGAGGGGGGAGGGAGAGGGAGACGACATTTAAGCGGTAGAGGAGGTCTTCGCGAAATTTGCCTTCTTTCACATTTTTTTCCAAGTCCTGGTTGGTAGCAGCGATAATTCGGACATCGGTTTCAATCGTTTTTCTTCCTCCGACCTTTTCAAACTTTTTCTCCTGTAAGACCCTAAGAATCTTAGCCTGGAGGGAAAGGGTCATATCTCCAATTTCGTCTAAGAAAATAGTTCCCCCCGAAGCCAGTTCGAACTTCCCCTTCTTTTCCGTCACCCCGGTAGCGGTTCCTTTTTCCACGCCAAAGAGTTCGCTTTCCAAAAGGGTTTCCGGGATGGCGGCACAATTGATGGCGACAAATGGCTTATCGGGACCAAAGGAGAGATTGTGGATACAACGGGCAATCAGTTCTTTACCGGTGCCGCTTTCTCCTTGAATCAGGATAGAAACTTTGGTGGGCGCCACTTTTTTAATTATGGCAAAAACTTCGCGCATCTTGGCAGTTTTACCGATGATGCCTTCAAAGGGTATCTCCTTCTCCGTCTCTAATTCAATAGGTTTGGGAATCGCCTGACTCTTCGCCTTTTCCAGACCGAGGGCAATGATATTGGCTACAGCTTCTTTAATTGTTTCACTAAGGGAAATTGGTGCCGGCGTAGGAAATTTGAGATAGAGAATACCCAGTTTTTCTCGCCCCGAGGAGAGGGGGATGGCGACTGCCTCTGCTTCCTCGATCGTTCCCAAGGTGAGGTGGTGGCTATCAATTCGGATGGCACAGCCTTCCAAGAGAAGAATCTCTTTGAGAAGACTGAGGCATTTCCGGCAAAAATCGGTTAAAGGTGCGGGGTTAGCGCAAATGGTGGAGAGACTGCGGAGGAGAGCGACGCCTTTATTTTCCTCGCGTTCTAAGCGATAGAGATATTTTTCTAACTCTTCTCCCTCTTGGAATATCTCCAAGTTCTTAAAAATCGTTTTTGCTTCATTAAGATAGGGGAGACCGATATTTTTGGCGTAGTTCTCCACTAGAAATTTGCCGTATTCTAAATAGGCCTTTCCCAATTCGTATCGGATTCCTAAATTTCTAAATATCTCACAAGATTCCTGAAAATACTTTTTAGCGGTCTCTTTTTCTCCTAAAGCCCAATAGAGATTGCCCAGTGCCTTCCGCACATTCCCCTCTTCTTTTTTTATTCCGGTTTCTAGGGCTAAGGAGAGGGCTTTGGTTAGAAACTCCTGTGCCTCTTTTATCTCCTGGGAACGGAGTAGTAGTTCTCCCATTCGCCGATAAGTCTTCGCCAATTCATCCTTTTGGTTAATTTTCGTACAGATTTCCATTGCTTCCACATAGAGATTCATCGCCCGAAGGAAGTTGCCCATAAGAAAATTTGCCTCCCCTAAATTCCCTAATGCTTCCGCCTTTCGGGGTAGGGAACCAATCTTTTCGGAATATGAGATGGCAGTTTCAAAAAGGGTAATTGCTTTATCCAACTTTCCCCTTTTTAGATAAATCTCCCCAATATTGTTATAACAGAGGGCAATGCCGGCACAGTCCTTAATTTTTTCTTTTTCTACCAATGCCCGATAGAAACACTCCGTTGCCGATTCCCACTCTCCCATATCTTCGTAAATTACTCCCATATTTAACCGGGAGACTGCAACCGCAGCACTTTCGCCCCTTGCTTCTTTGATTGCTAAACTCTTTTTTTGATATTCTAATGCCTCTGCCAACTCCCCCTTGTACCAGTGAACTAAAGACAAATTATTGTAAGCAATTGCTAAGCCCAGTTCATCATTTTGGGCTTGGTAAAGAAGGAGGGCTTCCTTGTGGCAGGTAAGTGCCTTTTCAAAATCGCCATTGGCTTGATGGATAAGACCGAGAATTTGGTAGGCGGTGGCTTTGATTGATTTATTATTTTCCATTTCCCCAACTTTTAATGCTTTTTGAGCAAAAGAGAGTGCCTCTCCCATATTACCTTCTATCCGGAGGATATTGGCATAAAAGTTTAATGCCTCCCCAAACGATTTTCTCTCTTTCCCCCTTTTAGCTAACGCGATGGCTTGAGTTGCGAAATACTTTGCCAGTTTTAAGTCGCTCCGGAGGTGTCTCTTGCTGATTTCAATTAAGATTTCTACCTTTTTGGGTAAAGAGGTTTCCTTTTTTAATTTTTCTTCCAAATTGACCAGGTCACCGTCCTTCATCTTGATTAAAATATAAATAAAAATAGAAATTTGTCAAGGAAACCTCTTTTTCTTATCGGGTTTTTAATTAACCTTTTGGTTAAATTGAACGAGCGATTACTCTATAGGATGTTAGATTGCCCATCTGTAAAGTCCATTAGATGGTAGAAACAGGCTTTGCCTTACTTCACAACGATTAACTTTCTTTCTTCCTTAGATTTTAATGTTTCAAAGTGCAAGAGATAGATTCCCGCTGGTAATTTTTGGATCGTGAATTGACCCGCATCACTTTCCTGGGAAGAGATGAGTTCCCCTAAGATGTTGTAGATTTTCATAATTACTTTTTCTTTTTTGGGAAGTTTATAAGAGACGTTAGTTAAGCCTTTTGTGGGATTTGGTTTAATATCAAAGGTGGGGTGATTGAATACTTCGCCATTCACTGCTGGTTTAAGAATCTCAGAGGATTTCTTCCCACCGTAGAACCAAAACTCATTGGTATTATTGCCGATAATGCAGTAGATGCCCTGGGAAGTTGATGTCAAGGAACGGCCACATTTTATTCCCTTTTGTGTTTGTCCGTTTCCGACTTCGCCGAGGTATTGCCAGGAGTTTCTCAGAGGAGAGTAGGTCCAGAACTCTTTTGAATTACCGCCTTTCACCGCGTAGAAAGCACCATTCCAATATTCTAAGCAACCTCCCTCTTTAACCTTCCTCTTTCTCCGACTATTGGGGGCGTTGAGGGGTAAATCTTGTTTTCTCGTCCAGGAATGGTTTATCAGGTCAAAGCAATAAAACTCATTAGTTTTACCCCCAGCGCGCAGGAAGTAAATTTTTTTATCACCATCCCAGGCAAGGGCACTTCCCACTTTTGCCTTTCCTGGTAAAAACGGGGTAATCGCTTCCCAATTCCGGCTGGAAATTTTGTATCTCTTCCATTCGTCGGTTCGGGAGCCGCTTCCCGCATAAATATAATCTTCACCGTCAATCTCTACAAAGGTCCCAAATCCTCCTTTTACTCCTTTCATAAATCCCGGAGATGGCAGTAATTCCCAACGGTTATGGATTGGATCATAGAGGTAAAATTCTTGAGTCCCACTACCCTTAAAGATATAGACTTCGCCTTCCACACCCTTATCGTTGCGGTCAGTATCAAAGATGTAGGCGCCTTTTTTTACTTTCTTATTATCTGGGCCAATCGGCACCGAGGGGAGAGAAATCCATGAGTTGCGATTGGCGGAATATTTGAGAAAATCAAGGGTATTATTACCGGGGATCAAGAAGACCAGGGAATCCCCGCGTGCCGCAATCCCACCTCCACCTTTAATTGGTTTGGTAGGGTTGGGTGATGCTCTTGGTTCCCAGCCGGAGGGGCTTTCTTCAATTCTTTCTATCAAGGCTCTGATCAACCAATCGCCGTAGTATAGATTACGTTTCCAAACTCCCTCAAAGTACTCCCAATTTTCTCCGGAAAGAGGCGAATTTCTATCAACTCCTAATGCCGGGGAATTGGGATAAGTGTCGGTTTGGATGTAGGCAACATAGAATGACCCATCATCAATACGAAGAGGTGGATAAAGGTTGATGGTGTTGAAAGTTCCAGCGCTGACAGTTGTGGTGTCAGAATAGTAGAGGATAGTGCCGGGCGAATTATTAGGTCCGTCGTCATCCAAAATCCAAGCTACCATTCTTCCTCCAACCGAAAAATAGAATTTTAGTGCTAACAATTGGCAAGGGTAGTAAGGGGGCGTAAATTTATTCGCCCAGCCATTTCCGGGGAAATACCAAGTGAAACTAAGTTCGGGATCGTTATCGTCGTATCTTAATTCGGCAAATAAGGAACAAACTTGGGTTTCTCTTATCTTCCCGTCATTATTTGGTCGCATATCTGAAGGAAGGAGAGAGCGCACAACGATATGATAGACGCCATCGGTATTTGGTGTCCAGTTTGGTGAGAAATAGACCGGAAGTGTCTCATTCACACCAATTGAACCAACCGATTGGGACCAGTTAGCAACCGCTACTCCGGCTTCAGTATAAACTGTGCAAGCAACGGTAACTGTTGGTTCATCAACTGTTCCGCTGTTCGTAATAATTCCCGAGAGTTGGGCATTACCAGGGTTGGGCAAAAAGAACCCTTGGCTATTACCGACCGATAAAACTTCAATATCGTGAACATCGACCTCTTCGTATTTAACAATCGCTCGATTGAAGAAATTGTAAGGGGAGAAGTTCCAAGGTCCATTGGAACTAAAACTATAGGCATTTCGTGTGTGATCACCCGGCTCGTCAGCCAGGGGATGGAGCGTATCGGTTGGATATATTTGCACATACTTATAGCCGACCCAAAATTCTTCCGGCGTAAGGGAAATGGTTTCATTCGGAAAAATTTCGTAGACGAACCAATTGCTTGTTAATCCTGCTGGTAAACTATCTCGGAAATAGTCAATGAATAATCTCTCTCCTGGATAATGCTTCCAATCAATAAGGGTGTCTCTGCAGATGAGAAGGGAGCATCCCGCGACTACTGGATTAGAGGGATTGCTTGATAATCCTCTTCTTTTAGCAAAAATCAGGGCAAGAAGGGTGCAGGGTTGGGCAGGAGAAAGGCGCGAGAGGAAAAAGATATTTGGTGGACCAAGATATCGCTCCGGTGTGCCGTCATCGTTTTTTAAAGTATCAATGGGCCATCCCTTCTCTGATGCTTGGTAATTGGTGCTCTGAAATACCATAGGGACTGAGAGAATGTTTGAATTTGGGAAGAAGTATGAGGAAAGAGGTTGCACGAGAGGAATTTCACCTCGGGCGAAAAATATAAGGAAAGGAAGAAATAAAAGTTTTTTTCTATTCATACCCTCTCCTTACTAAAACCTTCTTTTACTTTTCATTATAGAGGGATTTTGCTATTTGTCAACAAAATTTTCTGTCTACTTTTACAAATTCTTGTGTCATTCTAAAACCTCTCCACCAATTCATCCCACAAAAGTTATACCGGCTTCATTTCTAACCTGCAAAGTAAGCCAGAATAAAAAGAACCGCCGCCGCTACTCCGAGGAGAGAGACAATAGTCCAGAAAAAATCTTCAAAAATCGCACTTAAAAAGATACTAATAAAATCTCTCATTTTACCCTCCTAACATTTTCATACACAATATAATATCATCAAATTTTATGCCAATAAATCCATTTTTAAGTATATAAAAATCAATAACTTATTTTTAGGGTTTATATTTTGGGACACAGTATGTCACAAAATATAAGGTATTAGAAATTATCTTTTTGAAAATCAATAATTTATTTGTGACAAGTAATGTCACATTATGAATTTTTGGACAAAGGCTACGATGAATGTAATTAGGTTTGTAACCTTTTATCTAATTTTGCTCTAAAATAGAGTCATAAATTTTACTCTTTGCAAAAATAAAAGGGCGGGAGAAAATCTCCCGCCCTTCTCCTTTTAGGTCTTGGGCTACGGCAAGATGACCATTTTTCTTTCTACCGTACAGCCCTTTGTTTCCAGACGAATCAGGTAGATACCAGCAGGTAGTTTGTTCAATGTAAACGAGTTTTTCTCACTCTTTGCCGAATAGACGAGTTCGCCTAAGGCGTTATAGACTTTCAGGGTTGCTATCTCTTTTTCTGGTAGGTTATAAGAGATAGTAGTTAAACCTTTGGTTGGGTTTGGTTTAATATCAAGGGTGAAGGTATTGGTTGGCTTGCCGCTGATTGCTGGTTTCAGAATGTCAAAGGATTTGCCCGTGCCGTAGAACCAGAATTCATTAGTATTATTACCGATGATACAGTAAATACCTTGGGAAGTGGAGGTTAAGGAGCGACCGCACTTAATACCTTTTTGCGGTTGACCGTTTCCGACTTCACCGAGGTATTGCCAGGAGTCGCCATCTGGGAAGTAAGCCCAGAACTGTTTCGTATTGCCACCTTTTACCGCGTAGATTAAACCACCAAAGTATTCAATACAGCCACCTTCTTTCACCTTCTTTTTCTTAGTTGTCCCGGGCACTTGGAGTGGTAATTCATTCTTTGTGCTCCAAGAGGAGTTCGTCAGGTCAAAGTAGTAGAAATCATTGGTTTTGCCGCCACCGTGCAGGAAGTAAATCTTTGTGCCACCATCCCAGGCAAGACCGCTTCCGACTTTTGCCTTCTCTACTGGTAGAGGCGGGTTGATTGCTTCCCAAGTTTTGGTAGAGATTTTGAATCGCTTCCATTCGTTAGTGTTAGAACCGCTTCCGACATAGATGTAGTCTTCACCATCCTTTTCCACGAAGGTGGCAAAACCGCCCTTCACGCCCTTTGTGAAATCAGGTCCCGGTAAAGAATCCCAGCCTTTGGTTAGTGGGTCGTAGACATAGAATTCCTGTGTTCCACCACCCTTTAAGACATAGACCTCACCTTCTACACCTTTATCGTTTCTATCGGAGTCAACGATGTAGGCGCCTTTCTTCACCTTCTTATTCTTTGGACCAACTGGAACATCCGGGAGTTTTGTCCAGGAGTTAGAGTTGGTTGAGTATTTATGGAAATCAAGGGTATTATTACCGGGGATTAAGAAGATAAGGGAGTCGCCCCTGGCGGTAATACCGCCACCACCTTTAACCGCTTTGGTTGGGGTTGGAGAAGGTAGTTGTGTCCAGCCACCTGGCGGTGGTCCACCGATTTTTTCCACTACCGCTCTAATCATCCAATCACCAGGGGATGGGTCTAATTCCCACGTATCATATTCTGCCAAATAAGTCCATTTCTGACCGGCAAAAGGTCCATCCTCATCAACTGCCAGACCAGGACAATTGGGATAGGAATCGGCTTGGATGTAGGCAACATAGAATGAACCACTATTGACGGTATATGGGGTTGGGAGGTTTATTGTGTTGTAGGTGCCGCGGTTAATAGTCACCGGACCAGAATTATAGATTTCGGTTCCGGGTGAACCATCAGGACCATCGTCATCAAAGACCTTAGCGATGATTCTATTGCCACCGGGATTTGGCCAATCAGATGACCAGAGGTAATATTTTAATGCGGTCAGTTTGCAGGGATAATATGGTGGGGTGAACTTATTCGCCCAGCCATTATTTGGAAAATACCAAGCCCAGGCATTATCTGCTTCATTGTCATCATATCTCAATTCCGCAGGTGAAGAGCAGACTTGGGCTTCTCTCATTGCCCGGTCATTTTGTGGTCGGTCATCGCCGGCTAAGAGGGAACGAACAACAATCCGATAGACGCCATCGGTATTTGGTGTCCAGTTTGGTGAGAAATAGACCGGAAGTGTCTCATTCACACCGATTGGACCAACCGATTGGGACCAGTTAGCAACCGCTACTCCGGCTTCGGTATAAACTGTGCAGGCAACAGTAACTGTTGGCTCACTAACTGTTCCGCTATTCGTAATAATTCCCGAGAGTTGGGCATTACCAGGGTTGGGTAAGAAGAACCCTTGGCTATTACCGACCGAGAGGACTTCAATATCGTGGACATCAACTTCTTCGTATTTGACAATCGCCCGGTTGAGCCAGTCTAAGGCATAGAAATACCAAGGACCGTTAGAAGTCGGACCATAGGCATTACGAGTTGCATCCCCTGGGTCATCCGCGAGAGGGAATAAGGTATCGCTTTGATTGGTTGTGAGTCTCACATAGCGATAGCCAACCCAAAAGTCTTCAGCACTGAAACGGAAGGTATCGTATGGAAAGATGTTATAGATAAACCAAGCCGCATACCAGCCATGAGGTAGACTATCTTTGCCATAGCCGACAATTAATCTCCGACCCGGGGTATGTTGACCACTAATCATTGTATCTTTACAGATAACTAAGGAGCAACCAGCAACGATTGGGAAATTGGTATCTCTGGTCTGCCAATTCCTCTGTTTAGCAAACATCAGAGAGAGAAGGGTGCAAGGGGCAACTGGGGAAAGCCGGGAGGCAAAGAAGAGGCTTGGTGGAGATAAATACCACTCCGGATCGCCATCATCGTTTTTCAAGGTATCAATCGGCCAACCTTTAATCGGCTCACCAGGATTGACGACCTTTAGTTCCATCGGAACTACGACTTTTTTCATCTCCAGGTTAGGAGCGGAAGACGTCGGTTGGTTTAAGGAGATTTTTCCGGTAGCGAAGAGAAGACTGACCATCCCAAGGATGGCTAAGGTTTTGATTAACCTACTCATTGTATATCCTCCTGTTTTTTGGTATCCGGCACCAAGATACCTTTTCTTACCATTGGTCGGTGCCACCAGGAAGTTTCTCTTTTACCTAATTCGGTCCTTCCCAAACCGAATTTAGGATTTTTATCCGCCACCAGTCCAACTATCTATTATAAAGATTTTTTTTTCTTTTGTCAATCACTATTTAT
This sequence is a window from candidate division WOR-3 bacterium. Protein-coding genes within it:
- a CDS encoding T9SS type A sorting domain-containing protein, giving the protein MSRLIKTLAILGMVSLLFATGKISLNQPTSSAPNLEMKKVVVPMELKVVNPGEPIKGWPIDTLKNDDGDPEWYLSPPSLFFASRLSPVAPCTLLSLMFAKQRNWQTRDTNFPIVAGCSLVICKDTMISGQHTPGRRLIVGYGKDSLPHGWYAAWFIYNIFPYDTFRFSAEDFWVGYRYVRLTTNQSDTLFPLADDPGDATRNAYGPTSNGPWYFYALDWLNRAIVKYEEVDVHDIEVLSVGNSQGFFLPNPGNAQLSGIITNSGTVSEPTVTVACTVYTEAGVAVANWSQSVGPIGVNETLPVYFSPNWTPNTDGVYRIVVRSLLAGDDRPQNDRAMREAQVCSSPAELRYDDNEADNAWAWYFPNNGWANKFTPPYYPCKLTALKYYLWSSDWPNPGGNRIIAKVFDDDGPDGSPGTEIYNSGPVTINRGTYNTINLPTPYTVNSGSFYVAYIQADSYPNCPGLAVDEDGPFAGQKWTYLAEYDTWELDPSPGDWMIRAVVEKIGGPPPGGWTQLPSPTPTKAVKGGGGITARGDSLIFLIPGNNTLDFHKYSTNSNSWTKLPDVPVGPKNKKVKKGAYIVDSDRNDKGVEGEVYVLKGGGTQEFYVYDPLTKGWDSLPGPDFTKGVKGGFATFVEKDGEDYIYVGSGSNTNEWKRFKISTKTWEAINPPLPVEKAKVGSGLAWDGGTKIYFLHGGGKTNDFYYFDLTNSSWSTKNELPLQVPGTTKKKKVKEGGCIEYFGGLIYAVKGGNTKQFWAYFPDGDSWQYLGEVGNGQPQKGIKCGRSLTSTSQGIYCIIGNNTNEFWFYGTGKSFDILKPAISGKPTNTFTLDIKPNPTKGLTTISYNLPEKEIATLKVYNALGELVYSAKSEKNSFTLNKLPAGIYLIRLETKGCTVERKMVILP